The Corynebacterium camporealensis genome contains a region encoding:
- a CDS encoding ComF family protein yields the protein MLPWWAQLGELILPRSCAGCGAPGDILCTACRCHLQQVPSPIHRPRDLGTRVFALGPYSDIRRSAIIAMKEQNNQAVRDYIGAVFAAGLDYLRARGDIPENFCLVPAPTRPRSARARGGDPVEQWCAYVAKHLPGVSYLPALTLRQQVTDQSRLDAAQRWKNMRDAVQARDIVKHVAGRPVIVLDDVVTTGATLAAAVATLRGAGAVVRGGLVLADA from the coding sequence ATGTTGCCATGGTGGGCGCAGCTCGGCGAGCTCATCCTGCCCAGGTCCTGCGCGGGCTGCGGCGCGCCCGGCGACATTCTGTGCACTGCTTGCCGATGCCACCTGCAGCAAGTACCCAGTCCCATCCACCGCCCCAGAGATTTGGGCACCCGGGTCTTTGCCTTGGGCCCGTATTCGGACATCCGCCGCTCTGCGATTATTGCGATGAAGGAGCAAAACAACCAGGCCGTGCGCGACTACATCGGCGCTGTCTTTGCCGCCGGTCTCGATTACCTGCGTGCCCGCGGCGATATCCCCGAAAACTTCTGTCTGGTTCCGGCACCGACACGTCCGCGCAGTGCCCGGGCCCGCGGTGGGGATCCGGTGGAGCAGTGGTGTGCTTACGTCGCAAAGCATCTGCCCGGGGTGAGTTACCTGCCCGCGCTGACGTTGCGGCAACAAGTGACCGACCAATCCCGTCTGGATGCGGCCCAGCGGTGGAAAAATATGCGGGATGCGGTGCAGGCGCGGGACATCGTTAAGCATGTGGCAGGACGGCCGGTGATTGTGCTGGATGACGTGGTGACCACGGGTGCTACGCTGGCGGCAGCTGTGGCGACGTTGCGGGGTGCGGGCGCGGTGGTTCGCGGTGGTCTCGTGCTTGCCGATGCATAA
- the mtrB gene encoding MtrAB system histidine kinase MtrB: protein MLDRLQRARDSVVDSWRTSLQTRVIGLILIASTVVMVILAYALISVLTHRLVDQKINAAGQEIERARVTVEQQINATGTANSVQVRINSARASLGQLTTQTSETQAVFEPVILVPNADGSVTTSPEGYRIPENLRQLVADGNVAYQFTGIDQADGRDYQALVMGTPVDSDIPNTQMYLVLSMQSEASTMALMRGLLSAAGVVVVVLLVGIAWLATQQVITPIRSASRIAQRLAAGHLRERMVVDSDDEMGRLASSFNDMADKLSKQITQLEEYGDLQRQFTSDVSHELRTPLTTVRMAADMIASDPDSLEPHARRASELMTRELDRFEELLADLLEISRHDAGVADLSIATIDVRSCVESAWGQVTHLAQELGVEVNFNLPDEPVNMNGDSRRIERILRNLLANAIDHSEGKPVTVDMVASDDAVGIAVTDQGVGLKDGQEELVFNRFWRADASRKRHSGGTGLGLAIAREDAVLHGGTLDAKGYIGVGSRFRLLLPREPNTIFDDEPIALEVPHAPKAIAQAAEQTDTEPVANQDGEPTPQADAIAVTPDPGIVWPSERQGQPTERQGQFKKPKTGTGIHGEDPDFDEEAQR, encoded by the coding sequence ATGTTGGATCGTCTGCAGCGCGCTAGAGACTCCGTCGTTGATTCTTGGCGGACGTCTTTGCAAACGCGCGTTATCGGGCTCATCCTGATTGCCTCCACGGTGGTCATGGTGATCCTGGCCTACGCGCTGATTTCTGTGCTGACTCACCGCCTGGTGGATCAGAAGATCAACGCTGCCGGTCAAGAAATTGAACGCGCTCGCGTCACCGTCGAGCAGCAAATCAATGCCACGGGTACGGCGAACTCCGTGCAGGTGCGCATTAATTCCGCGCGTGCTTCGCTCGGGCAGCTGACGACGCAAACCTCCGAAACCCAGGCGGTATTCGAGCCAGTCATCCTGGTGCCTAACGCGGATGGTTCGGTGACCACCTCGCCGGAGGGCTATCGTATTCCGGAAAACCTGCGCCAGCTGGTTGCCGATGGCAACGTGGCCTACCAATTCACCGGCATCGACCAAGCCGATGGCCGCGACTACCAGGCACTCGTCATGGGTACACCAGTGGATTCTGATATTCCGAATACCCAGATGTATCTGGTGCTGTCCATGCAATCCGAGGCCTCCACCATGGCGCTGATGCGCGGCCTGTTGTCCGCGGCCGGCGTGGTCGTCGTCGTGCTGCTGGTGGGCATTGCCTGGTTGGCAACCCAGCAGGTGATTACCCCGATTCGTTCGGCATCGCGCATTGCACAGCGTCTGGCAGCAGGTCACCTGCGCGAGCGCATGGTCGTCGATTCCGATGACGAGATGGGCCGCCTGGCATCCTCCTTCAACGACATGGCGGACAAGCTGTCCAAGCAGATTACGCAGCTGGAGGAATACGGTGACCTGCAGCGCCAGTTCACCTCTGACGTCTCGCATGAGCTGCGCACGCCACTGACCACAGTGCGCATGGCAGCCGACATGATTGCCTCCGACCCGGATTCGCTGGAACCGCATGCCCGCCGTGCTTCGGAGCTGATGACTCGCGAGCTCGACCGCTTCGAGGAACTGCTCGCAGACCTGCTGGAAATCTCCCGTCACGACGCCGGTGTGGCCGACCTGTCTATCGCCACCATCGATGTGCGCTCCTGCGTCGAATCCGCGTGGGGCCAGGTCACCCACCTGGCACAGGAACTCGGTGTGGAGGTCAACTTCAACCTGCCGGATGAACCAGTCAACATGAATGGCGATTCCCGTCGCATCGAGCGCATCCTGCGCAACCTGCTGGCGAATGCCATTGACCACTCCGAAGGCAAGCCGGTCACCGTGGACATGGTGGCTTCCGACGACGCCGTCGGCATCGCCGTGACCGACCAAGGTGTGGGCCTCAAGGACGGTCAAGAAGAACTCGTCTTCAACCGCTTCTGGCGTGCCGATGCCTCCCGCAAGCGCCACTCCGGCGGTACCGGTTTGGGCCTGGCGATTGCCCGCGAAGACGCCGTCCTGCACGGCGGCACCTTAGATGCCAAGGGCTACATTGGTGTCGGTTCCCGCTTCCGCCTGCTGCTGCCGCGCGAGCCCAACACCATCTTCGATGACGAACCGATTGCCCTGGAAGTCCCGCATGCCCCGAAGGCAATTGCGCAGGCTGCCGAGCAGACCGATACTGAGCCTGTCGCTAACCAAGACGGCGAACCTACCCCGCAGGCAGATGCCATCGCCGTGACCCCGGACCCGGGCATCGTCTGGCCCTCGGAGCGCCAAGGTCAGCCCACGGAACGTCAAGGCCAGTTCAAAAAGCCCAAGACCGGCACGGGAATCCACGGCGAAGACCCGGACTTTGATGAGGAGGCCCAGCGATGA
- the lpqB gene encoding MtrAB system accessory lipoprotein LpqB produces the protein MNKLQLAAVMVVAATTLGACSTLPNNTTPQVLHPYEDHDEEEPVITPDDSRSPDQLLRDFFSASALPTGNFSAARSFLNGEAADSWNPDGRMLVLDSIDLVTTDSGTDLRVFQAHGKLVGSVSTGGAYSPESANYEAEFTMHHNDGKWRITDLPAEVVIDRTELRNQYQAQSLYFFERTGEALASDRRWLSSNRESLDSELVTLLLQGPSDTLSPGTVSMIPAGASFVGYEGGAYRFAGMTSMDSEERRKFAAQLVWTLNNAGFRGPFEVIADGAPLVEGLKEMTIDDFSEFNPRDPASTVSDLYALYGGNLLDVTTEGTEPVPGATGNIQSADVSSQGAVAAVRKLDERNSQLFMGEIGAGLEESLSARTLSRPSFELAGDAAWTVVDGSRVVRVKLSEGQRITESEVDTSALDDIDGEISVLRLSSTGARVAMIINGGVYTGVVARSQDGEYRIASVREIYPDIGDSALALDWQQDGSLIVGTANTDSPIWRIEQDGSASTAMASGNVSAPVVALEVSPSAIYLTDSQAMLELPSADTEANQSSFWREVPGVQGRRSAPIVAN, from the coding sequence ATGAACAAGCTGCAACTCGCTGCCGTCATGGTGGTCGCTGCCACGACGCTGGGCGCGTGTTCAACCCTGCCGAATAACACCACCCCGCAGGTCTTGCACCCTTATGAAGACCACGACGAAGAAGAACCCGTCATCACCCCGGATGACTCCCGTTCGCCAGATCAGCTCCTGCGTGACTTCTTCTCCGCCTCCGCACTGCCGACTGGTAACTTCAGCGCAGCGCGCAGCTTCCTCAATGGCGAAGCCGCGGATTCCTGGAACCCGGATGGCCGCATGCTGGTTCTCGACAGCATCGACCTGGTCACTACCGATTCCGGCACGGACCTACGCGTCTTCCAGGCCCACGGCAAGCTGGTTGGCTCGGTAAGCACAGGCGGTGCATATAGCCCAGAAAGTGCGAACTACGAAGCCGAGTTCACCATGCACCACAACGACGGCAAGTGGCGCATCACGGACTTACCTGCCGAGGTCGTTATTGACCGCACCGAACTGCGCAACCAGTACCAAGCCCAGTCGCTGTACTTCTTCGAACGCACTGGTGAGGCGCTCGCCTCCGATCGTCGCTGGCTGTCCAGCAACCGCGAGTCACTGGATTCTGAGCTGGTCACGCTGTTGCTGCAGGGCCCCAGCGATACCTTGAGCCCGGGTACGGTGTCGATGATTCCTGCTGGTGCCAGCTTCGTCGGCTACGAGGGCGGTGCCTATCGTTTCGCAGGCATGACCAGCATGGATAGCGAGGAGCGTCGCAAGTTCGCAGCCCAGCTGGTCTGGACGCTGAACAACGCTGGTTTCCGCGGCCCCTTCGAGGTCATCGCCGATGGCGCCCCGCTGGTCGAGGGGCTCAAGGAGATGACCATCGATGACTTCTCCGAGTTCAATCCGCGCGACCCTGCCAGCACCGTCAGCGATCTCTATGCGCTTTACGGTGGCAACCTGCTCGACGTGACCACCGAAGGCACCGAACCAGTCCCTGGTGCTACCGGCAACATTCAGTCTGCCGATGTCTCCTCCCAGGGCGCGGTGGCCGCGGTGCGCAAGCTCGACGAGCGCAACTCGCAGTTGTTCATGGGCGAAATCGGTGCGGGACTGGAAGAATCGCTGTCCGCACGCACGCTGTCCCGACCGAGTTTCGAGCTGGCTGGCGATGCCGCCTGGACCGTTGTCGATGGCTCCCGCGTGGTCCGCGTCAAGCTCTCGGAAGGCCAGCGCATCACCGAATCCGAGGTCGATACTTCCGCTCTCGATGACATTGACGGCGAGATTTCCGTGCTGCGATTGTCCTCGACCGGCGCGCGCGTAGCCATGATCATCAACGGTGGTGTCTACACCGGCGTGGTCGCCCGCTCCCAGGACGGCGAGTACCGGATTGCCAGCGTCCGCGAGATTTACCCCGACATCGGCGATAGCGCCCTGGCGCTGGACTGGCAGCAGGATGGCTCGCTCATCGTCGGCACTGCCAACACCGATTCGCCCATCTGGCGTATTGAGCAGGACGGTTCCGCCTCCACCGCGATGGCCTCGGGCAACGTCTCCGCACCGGTTGTCGCACTCGAGGTCTCGCCGTCGGCGATCTACCTCACCGATTCCCAGGCCATGCTGGAACTGCCCAGCGCGGATACCGAAGCCAACCAGTCCAGCTTCTGGCGCGAAGTCCCCGGCGTGCAAGGCCGCCGCTCAGCACCTATCGTGGCTAACTAG
- the mtrA gene encoding MtrAB system response regulator MtrA has translation MTPKILVVDDDPAISEMLTIVLEAEGLQPIPVMDGNEAVPAFREHNPDLILLDLMLPGMNGVDICRAIRSESAVPIVMLTAKTDTVDVVLGLESGADDYITKPFKPKELIARIRARLRRTDNPSSELLEVGDLLIDVPEHTVRRKDGEELSLTPLEFDLLVEMARKPGQVHTRESLLEQVWGYRHASDTRLVNVHVQRLRSKIERDPEDPQIVLTVRGVGYKTGKTDE, from the coding sequence TTGACGCCGAAAATTCTGGTCGTGGACGATGACCCGGCCATCTCTGAGATGTTGACCATCGTGCTGGAGGCAGAAGGCCTGCAGCCTATCCCGGTCATGGACGGCAATGAAGCCGTGCCCGCCTTCCGGGAACACAACCCGGATCTCATCCTGCTGGACCTGATGCTGCCCGGCATGAATGGCGTCGATATCTGCCGTGCGATCCGCAGCGAGTCCGCGGTCCCGATTGTCATGCTCACCGCCAAGACTGACACCGTCGATGTGGTGCTCGGCCTGGAATCTGGTGCCGATGACTACATCACTAAGCCCTTCAAGCCGAAGGAGCTCATCGCCCGCATCCGTGCCCGCCTGCGCCGCACTGACAATCCTTCCAGTGAGTTGCTGGAGGTAGGCGACCTGCTTATCGATGTCCCGGAGCACACCGTCCGCCGCAAAGACGGCGAAGAGCTCTCCCTTACTCCACTGGAGTTTGACCTGCTGGTGGAAATGGCGCGCAAGCCTGGACAAGTACACACTCGCGAGTCCCTGCTTGAGCAGGTCTGGGGCTACCGCCATGCCTCTGATACCCGTCTGGTTAACGTCCACGTCCAGCGTCTGCGCTCCAAGATTGAGCGTGACCCAGAAGACCCACAGATCGTGCTGACTGTGCGCGGTGTGGGTTATAAGACTGGCAAGACCGACGAATAA
- a CDS encoding dTMP kinase, translated as MLVSIEGIDGAGKNTLVNRLRTELDREFPVLSFPRYADSIHAQLAQEALYGRMGDMTDSAYAMATLFALDRHGVREQLAAAAAQPDILLLDRYVASNAAYSAARLGDDAVMDWVYDLEFGKLSLPKPRLQVFLDTAVEVAADRAEQRAAADATRELDRYERDADLQANTAAAYRRLAEREWAGQWIATADTDRIIQVIKELIGK; from the coding sequence ATGCTCGTCAGCATTGAAGGCATTGACGGTGCCGGCAAAAACACTCTGGTAAATCGTCTCCGCACCGAACTTGACCGGGAGTTTCCGGTCCTAAGCTTCCCGCGTTATGCCGATTCCATTCACGCTCAGCTCGCCCAAGAAGCCCTCTACGGTCGCATGGGCGATATGACTGATTCGGCCTATGCCATGGCCACGTTGTTTGCCCTGGATCGCCACGGCGTGCGCGAGCAGCTCGCTGCGGCAGCCGCCCAGCCAGACATCTTGTTGTTGGACCGCTACGTGGCATCGAATGCGGCGTACTCGGCTGCCCGGCTTGGCGATGACGCAGTGATGGACTGGGTATATGACCTGGAGTTTGGCAAGCTGAGCCTGCCCAAGCCGCGCCTGCAGGTCTTTTTAGATACCGCAGTGGAGGTGGCAGCCGATAGGGCAGAGCAGCGCGCAGCTGCCGATGCCACCCGGGAACTCGACCGGTATGAACGCGATGCTGATCTGCAGGCCAATACTGCGGCGGCGTACCGTCGATTAGCTGAGCGTGAGTGGGCGGGGCAGTGGATCGCCACCGCGGATACCGATAGGATTATTCAGGTTATTAAAGAACTGATAGGGAAGTAG
- the hpf gene encoding ribosome hibernation-promoting factor, HPF/YfiA family, which produces MSQPTNAQVTITGRNVEVPEHFQERVTEKLAKIERLDPTLTFFHVELKHEPNPRRDSESDRIQITATGKGHIARAEAKEDSFYAALETALAKMERSLRKVKVRRENVKSGHRAQKGTGELAAEMVAKAEANRAKEERYVDPYAETVEDVRPGQIVRTKEHSATPMSVDEALSEMELVGHDFYLFINEENNKPSVVYRRHAFDYGLISLGEDEK; this is translated from the coding sequence ATGTCCCAGCCAACCAATGCCCAGGTCACGATCACCGGCCGTAACGTTGAGGTGCCGGAGCACTTCCAAGAGCGCGTGACCGAGAAGTTGGCCAAGATTGAACGACTCGACCCGACGCTGACTTTCTTCCACGTCGAGCTGAAGCACGAGCCAAACCCGCGCCGTGATTCCGAGTCGGACCGCATCCAGATCACCGCGACCGGCAAGGGCCACATTGCTCGTGCCGAGGCCAAGGAAGACTCCTTCTACGCAGCACTCGAAACTGCACTGGCTAAGATGGAGCGCTCCCTGCGCAAGGTGAAGGTGCGCCGCGAGAACGTCAAGTCCGGCCACCGTGCCCAGAAGGGTACCGGCGAGTTGGCAGCAGAGATGGTGGCCAAGGCTGAGGCCAACCGTGCCAAGGAAGAGCGCTACGTCGACCCGTACGCCGAGACCGTCGAGGACGTTCGCCCGGGTCAGATCGTGCGTACCAAGGAGCACTCCGCTACCCCGATGAGCGTTGATGAGGCTCTGTCCGAGATGGAGCTGGTGGGACACGACTTCTACCTGTTCATCAACGAAGAAAACAACAAGCCTTCGGTTGTCTACCGTCGTCACGCTTTCGACTACGGTCTGATCTCCTTGGGTGAAGACGAGAAGTAA